A portion of the Citrobacter rodentium NBRC 105723 = DSM 16636 genome contains these proteins:
- the tnpB gene encoding IS66 family insertion sequence element accessory protein TnpB (TnpB, as the term is used for proteins encoded by IS66 family insertion elements, is considered an accessory protein, since TnpC, encoded by a neighboring gene, is a DDE family transposase.): MISLPAGSRIWLVAGITDMRNGFNGLASKVQNVLKDDPFSGHLFIFRGRRGDQIKVLWADSDGLCLFTKRLERGRFIWPVTRDGKVHLTPAQLSMLLEGINWKHPKRTERAGIRI, encoded by the coding sequence ATGATATCTCTCCCTGCAGGTTCGCGTATCTGGCTGGTTGCAGGTATCACCGATATGCGAAATGGCTTTAACGGCCTGGCATCAAAAGTTCAGAACGTCCTGAAGGATGACCCGTTCTCCGGACACCTGTTCATCTTCCGCGGACGCCGGGGTGACCAGATAAAAGTGTTGTGGGCTGACAGTGACGGACTGTGCCTCTTCACCAAACGCCTGGAGCGGGGCCGCTTCATCTGGCCAGTCACCCGTGACGGCAAGGTGCACCTTACTCCGGCTCAGTTATCCATGCTTCTTGAAGGTATCAACTGGAAGCACCCGAAACGAACGGAACGCGCTGGAATCCGCATATAA
- the tnpA gene encoding IS66-like element accessory protein TnpA, with amino-acid sequence MSIIFSGHYRMEYRTWITEALRLHFEEHLPRVVAGRRLGVPKSTVCSMFVRFRRAGLSWPLPAGMSEQELDACLYGQFSTVPVVRPESTVISETPVVKKRPRRPNFPYEFKIALVEQSLQPGACVAQIARENGINDNLLFNWRHQYRKGGLLPSGKNMPALLPVTLTPEPDNKIPAPAQEPEQINTPSDSLCCELVLPAGTLRLKGKLTPALLQTLIREIKGSSH; translated from the coding sequence ATGTCCATCATTTTTAGTGGACACTATCGTATGGAATACCGGACCTGGATTACTGAAGCTTTACGCCTTCACTTCGAAGAACATTTACCTCGGGTTGTGGCCGGACGTCGCCTGGGTGTACCAAAATCAACAGTTTGTAGTATGTTCGTGCGCTTTCGGAGAGCTGGCCTTTCGTGGCCTTTGCCCGCAGGCATGTCGGAGCAGGAACTTGATGCCTGCCTTTACGGACAATTTTCCACGGTACCAGTCGTACGTCCTGAAAGCACCGTTATATCCGAAACCCCCGTGGTAAAAAAACGTCCCCGGCGGCCCAACTTCCCTTATGAGTTTAAAATCGCCTTAGTGGAGCAGTCACTGCAGCCCGGAGCCTGTGTGGCGCAGATCGCCCGGGAAAACGGAATCAACGATAACCTGCTCTTCAACTGGCGCCATCAATACCGGAAAGGTGGCCTGCTGCCTTCCGGAAAAAATATGCCGGCACTGCTTCCCGTGACGTTAACGCCGGAGCCGGATAATAAAATCCCGGCCCCCGCACAGGAACCAGAGCAGATAAATACACCGTCCGACAGTCTGTGTTGTGAGCTGGTTCTGCCGGCCGGAACTCTCAGGCTTAAAGGTAAACTGACGCCGGCGTTATTACAGACACTTATCCGCGAAATAAAAGGGAGCAGCCACTGA